A section of the Caballeronia sp. M1242 genome encodes:
- a CDS encoding Kdo hydroxylase family protein, which produces MTESQIIEVTSCDWQGKNLSVPREALLAGVEDGKVLYFPNLRFAIEGGERALLDPKIADPKRKNISLAPNGGALNGVLGDNVMQSAVRSLIARYQANARSLIDGLFPEYDGKLRVAPTSLRLHQVETRETSWRKDDSRLHVDAFPSRPNYGERILRVFTNVNPNGTPRVWRVGEPFEQMARRFLPDIKPQAPGSAWLMNLLHITKSKRSEYDHLMLHLHDAMKADLDYQKSSPQETMPFPPGSVWVCFSDQTSHAVMSGQFMMEQTFFLPVKAMARPDHAPLGILERLKGRALV; this is translated from the coding sequence ATGACGGAATCTCAAATCATCGAAGTGACTTCGTGCGACTGGCAGGGCAAGAACCTGTCGGTGCCGCGCGAGGCGCTGCTTGCCGGCGTGGAAGACGGCAAGGTCCTCTATTTTCCCAATCTGCGCTTTGCTATCGAAGGCGGCGAGCGCGCGCTGCTCGACCCGAAAATCGCGGACCCGAAGCGCAAGAACATCAGCCTCGCGCCCAACGGGGGCGCGCTCAACGGCGTGCTCGGCGACAACGTGATGCAGTCGGCGGTGCGCTCGCTCATCGCGCGGTATCAGGCGAATGCGCGCTCGCTCATCGACGGCCTCTTTCCCGAATACGACGGCAAGCTGCGCGTCGCGCCGACGAGTCTGCGGCTGCATCAGGTGGAAACGCGCGAAACGTCGTGGCGCAAGGACGACAGCCGCCTGCACGTCGATGCCTTCCCGTCGCGCCCCAACTACGGCGAGCGCATCCTGCGCGTCTTCACCAACGTGAACCCCAACGGCACGCCGCGCGTGTGGCGCGTCGGCGAGCCGTTCGAGCAGATGGCGCGGCGCTTTTTGCCCGACATCAAGCCGCAGGCGCCGGGTTCGGCGTGGCTCATGAATCTGCTGCACATCACCAAGAGCAAGCGCAGCGAGTATGACCATCTGATGCTGCATCTGCACGACGCGATGAAGGCCGACCTCGATTATCAGAAGTCCTCGCCGCAGGAAACCATGCCGTTTCCGCCCGGCTCGGTGTGGGTCTGTTTCTCCGACCAGACTTCGCACGCGGTGATGTCCGGCCAGTTCATGATGGAGCAGACCTTCTTCCTGCCCGTGAAAGCGATGGCGCGGCCCGATCACGCGCCGCTCGGCATCCTCGAACGGCTCAAGGGCAGGGCGCTCGTTTGA
- the waaC gene encoding lipopolysaccharide heptosyltransferase I, which produces MPAPVSSSSREPAPLSHSVQKILIVRVSSLGDVVHNMPAIADIRRRYPDAQIDWLVEESFASLVELVSGVRRAIPFSLRRWRKGFASAANWREIAKFRRELAAEKYDLVIDCQGLIKTAWVASWARGPLVGLANRTDGAGFEWPVRFFYDRRVPIEPRTHVVERTRQLVAAALDLPRPQTTDDIDFGIDTRRAALAVSALGLNLPVPYVTFVHATSRADKQWPEAAWIELGQALVTRGASIVLPWGSEAERATSEKLAKEFGAAAIVPPKLSLPAVVGLIDGAAATVGVDTGLVHIAAALKRPTVELYNFSTAWRTGGYWSPNVINLGDASRHPTLSEVKAALAGFGLL; this is translated from the coding sequence ATCCCCGCTCCCGTTTCCTCTTCGTCGCGCGAGCCAGCGCCTCTTTCTCACAGCGTGCAAAAGATCCTGATCGTCCGGGTGTCGTCGCTTGGCGACGTCGTTCACAACATGCCGGCCATCGCCGACATTCGCCGCCGCTATCCCGATGCGCAAATCGACTGGCTCGTGGAAGAGAGTTTCGCGAGCCTCGTCGAACTGGTCAGTGGCGTGCGCCGCGCGATTCCGTTCTCGCTCAGACGCTGGCGCAAGGGTTTCGCGTCCGCGGCGAACTGGCGCGAGATCGCCAAGTTCCGGCGTGAACTGGCGGCCGAGAAGTACGATCTCGTCATCGATTGCCAGGGGCTCATCAAGACCGCATGGGTCGCGAGCTGGGCGCGCGGGCCGCTCGTCGGACTTGCGAATCGCACGGACGGCGCGGGCTTCGAATGGCCCGTGCGCTTCTTCTATGACCGGCGCGTGCCGATCGAGCCGCGCACGCATGTCGTCGAGCGCACGCGCCAGCTCGTCGCCGCCGCGCTCGATTTGCCGCGCCCGCAGACGACCGACGACATCGACTTCGGCATCGACACGCGCCGCGCCGCGCTCGCCGTGTCCGCGCTCGGGCTGAATCTGCCGGTGCCCTACGTCACCTTCGTGCACGCCACGTCTCGCGCGGACAAGCAATGGCCTGAAGCCGCGTGGATCGAACTGGGACAGGCGCTCGTGACGCGCGGCGCGTCCATCGTCCTGCCGTGGGGCAGCGAGGCCGAGCGCGCGACGAGCGAGAAGCTCGCGAAGGAGTTCGGCGCGGCAGCCATCGTGCCGCCGAAGCTCTCGCTGCCCGCCGTGGTCGGCCTGATCGACGGCGCGGCCGCGACCGTCGGCGTCGACACGGGCCTCGTTCATATTGCCGCAGCGCTGAAGCGGCCGACCGTCGAGTTGTACAATTTCTCGACCGCATGGCGCACAGGCGGTTACTGGTCGCCGAACGTGATCAACCTGGGCGACGCGAGCCGGCATCCGACGCTCTCGGAAGTGAAGGCCGCGCTCGCAGGTTTCGGCCTGCTGTAA
- a CDS encoding DUF29 domain-containing protein, translating to MGTRYEQDVVAWAREQAALLRAGNFSAIDVEHIAEEIEDVGKSEQRELSSRMAVLLAHLLKWQYQPGRRGSSWQRTIKEQRRAVGVALQKTPSLNASLRDPDWLVGTWADAVSKAAEETGLDVFPEELPWSADQILSPAFYPE from the coding sequence ATGGGAACGCGTTACGAACAGGACGTCGTGGCATGGGCGCGCGAGCAGGCAGCACTGCTGCGTGCTGGTAACTTCTCGGCCATCGACGTGGAACATATCGCAGAGGAAATCGAGGACGTGGGCAAGAGCGAGCAACGAGAACTATCGAGCCGCATGGCGGTGCTGCTGGCGCATTTGCTCAAATGGCAATATCAGCCGGGACGCCGTGGTTCGAGCTGGCAACGCACGATCAAGGAACAGCGCCGCGCCGTGGGCGTGGCCCTGCAAAAGACGCCCAGCCTGAATGCTTCATTGCGCGACCCGGATTGGCTCGTAGGTACATGGGCCGATGCCGTGTCCAAAGCGGCTGAAGAAACGGGCTTGGATGTCTTTCCGGAAGAACTTCCGTGGTCGGCTGACCAGATCCTCTCGCCCGCGTTCTACCCCGAATAA
- a CDS encoding phosphomannomutase/phosphoglucomutase: MSQVSQSIFKAYDIRGIVGKTVDSDVAKSIGRAFGSEIRKQGGDSVVVARDGRLSGPELVGALANGLREAGVDVIDVGMVPTPVGYFAASVPLPLSTGERRVDSCIVVTGSHNPPDYNGFKMVLRGAAIYGEQIQGLYQRIVNDDFSSGEGSYTEFDVSQMYLDRIVSDVKPVRAMKIVVDTGNGVAGGLAPRLFKALGCELVELFTDIDGNFPNHHPDPAHPENLQDVIRALKETDAEVGFAFDGDGDRLGVVTKDGQVIYPDRQLMLFAQEVLSRNKGGQIIYDVKCTRNLAKWVRDQGGEPVMWKTGHSLVKAKLRETGAPLAGEMSGHVFFKDRWYGFDDGLYTGARMLEILSRVDDPSKLLNDLPNSLSTPELQLKLEEGENFELISRLQKSAKFEGADDVLTIDGLRVEYPDGFGLARSSNTTPVVVMRFEADSEEALKRIQEDFRRVILAEKADAKLPF, from the coding sequence ATGAGCCAAGTATCCCAGTCCATTTTCAAGGCGTATGACATTCGCGGGATCGTCGGCAAGACGGTCGATAGCGATGTCGCGAAGAGCATCGGCCGCGCGTTCGGCAGCGAGATCCGCAAGCAGGGCGGCGATTCGGTCGTCGTCGCGCGCGATGGCCGGCTCTCCGGTCCCGAACTCGTCGGCGCGCTCGCGAACGGCCTGCGGGAAGCGGGCGTCGACGTGATCGATGTCGGCATGGTGCCCACGCCCGTCGGCTATTTCGCGGCGAGCGTGCCGCTGCCTTTGTCAACGGGCGAACGGCGCGTGGATTCGTGCATCGTCGTGACGGGCAGCCACAATCCGCCCGATTACAACGGCTTCAAGATGGTCCTGCGCGGCGCGGCCATCTATGGCGAGCAGATTCAGGGCTTGTATCAGCGTATCGTCAATGACGACTTCAGCTCGGGCGAAGGCAGCTACACCGAGTTCGACGTATCGCAGATGTATCTCGACCGCATCGTGTCGGACGTGAAGCCGGTGCGCGCGATGAAGATCGTCGTCGATACGGGCAACGGCGTCGCGGGCGGACTCGCGCCGCGTCTTTTCAAGGCGCTCGGCTGCGAACTCGTCGAACTGTTCACGGACATCGACGGCAATTTCCCGAACCATCACCCGGACCCGGCGCATCCCGAGAATCTGCAGGACGTGATTCGCGCGCTGAAGGAAACGGACGCCGAAGTGGGCTTCGCATTCGATGGCGACGGCGACCGTCTCGGCGTCGTGACTAAGGACGGTCAGGTGATCTACCCCGATCGTCAGTTGATGCTGTTCGCGCAGGAAGTGCTGTCGCGCAACAAGGGCGGCCAGATCATCTATGACGTGAAGTGCACGCGCAATCTCGCGAAGTGGGTACGCGACCAGGGCGGCGAGCCGGTGATGTGGAAGACGGGCCACTCGCTCGTGAAGGCGAAGCTGCGTGAAACGGGCGCGCCGCTCGCGGGCGAGATGAGCGGCCACGTGTTCTTCAAGGACCGCTGGTACGGCTTCGACGACGGCCTGTACACGGGCGCGCGCATGCTCGAAATCCTGTCGCGCGTGGACGATCCGAGCAAGCTGCTCAACGACCTGCCGAACTCGCTGTCGACGCCGGAACTGCAATTGAAGCTGGAAGAGGGCGAGAACTTCGAACTCATTTCGCGTCTGCAGAAATCGGCGAAGTTCGAAGGCGCGGACGACGTGCTGACGATCGACGGCTTGCGCGTCGAATACCCGGATGGCTTCGGTCTCGCGCGTTCGTCGAATACGACGCCCGTGGTCGTGATGCGTTTCGAAGCGGATAGCGAAGAAGCATTGAAGCGCATTCAGGAAGACTTCCGCCGCGTGATTCTGGCGGAGAAGGCGGACGCGAAGCTGCCGTTCTGA
- a CDS encoding oligosaccharide flippase family protein translates to MKMLMRSGNPDVARALTNIVWLGLERLTQIAVAIVISGLLARYLGPDAFGKWQYANTLLLVIAPITWVCGAEILVPTIVAKPPAETGAVLGSAFVLRMSVSVVALLLTWAWIAVGGVDPLVGAMLAGLAVTMLFREPFIGVINAWLQSMTYSKPQLIASMFTAIAKAALVYLLVRMAARASSFGWLWALEAAVIGAALVVYYMRRHGGTLGWRFDRTLFRHFASAGTVFWLGLICMYLFLKLDRLMLAHRVSFAELGLYSAAQQLNENWIALALMLSQTIAPAFVYREQETPRLKRNLLRLFAMTAALMIAGAAVLDALAGFIIARVFGPNYAGAASIFRWAVWLSVPAGIEAIGNLVVLKFQARYVLLSKWLLALAVAFAVNAWAIPRFNGYGALVGLAAGYLAAASVNFYYIRFRLRA, encoded by the coding sequence ATGAAGATGCTCATGCGCTCGGGCAATCCGGACGTCGCCCGCGCGCTCACCAACATCGTCTGGCTGGGGCTGGAACGGCTCACGCAGATTGCTGTCGCCATCGTCATTTCGGGCCTGCTCGCGCGCTATCTCGGCCCCGATGCGTTCGGCAAATGGCAATACGCGAACACGCTCTTGCTCGTCATCGCGCCGATCACATGGGTGTGCGGCGCGGAGATTCTGGTGCCGACCATCGTCGCGAAGCCGCCCGCCGAAACCGGCGCAGTGCTCGGCAGCGCGTTCGTGCTGCGCATGAGCGTGTCCGTCGTCGCGCTCTTGCTGACGTGGGCATGGATCGCGGTAGGCGGCGTGGACCCGCTCGTCGGCGCGATGCTCGCGGGGCTTGCCGTCACCATGCTGTTTCGCGAGCCGTTCATCGGCGTCATCAACGCGTGGCTGCAAAGCATGACCTACAGCAAGCCGCAATTGATCGCGAGCATGTTCACGGCCATCGCAAAGGCCGCGCTCGTGTATCTGCTCGTGCGCATGGCCGCGCGCGCGTCGAGCTTCGGCTGGCTGTGGGCGCTGGAAGCCGCGGTGATCGGCGCGGCGCTCGTCGTCTATTACATGCGACGTCATGGCGGCACGCTCGGCTGGCGCTTCGATCGCACGCTCTTTCGGCACTTCGCGAGCGCAGGCACCGTGTTTTGGCTCGGGCTCATTTGCATGTATCTGTTCCTGAAGCTCGACCGGTTGATGCTCGCGCATCGCGTGTCGTTTGCGGAGCTTGGGCTCTATTCGGCCGCGCAACAGTTGAACGAGAACTGGATCGCGCTCGCGCTGATGCTTTCGCAAACCATCGCGCCGGCGTTCGTGTATCGCGAGCAGGAAACACCGCGCCTCAAGCGCAACCTGCTGCGCCTTTTCGCCATGACCGCCGCGCTGATGATCGCGGGCGCCGCCGTTCTCGATGCGCTCGCGGGCTTCATCATCGCGCGCGTGTTCGGGCCGAACTATGCGGGCGCGGCGAGCATTTTTCGCTGGGCCGTGTGGCTCTCGGTACCTGCGGGCATCGAGGCCATCGGCAATCTCGTCGTGCTGAAGTTTCAGGCCAGATACGTGCTGTTGTCGAAGTGGCTGCTTGCGCTCGCCGTCGCATTCGCGGTGAACGCGTGGGCTATTCCCCGCTTCAACGGATACGGCGCGCTCGTCGGTCTGGCGGCGGGTTATCTCGCGGCGGCGTCGGTCAACTTCTACTACATTCGATTCCGGCTGCGCGCATGA
- a CDS encoding glycosyltransferase — MNALSDVAILMPAFNGQSEVERTLASFREASPVRVLIVDDGSTPPISAPVIDGLDVEILRMAKNVGIERALQAGIDALAERGIRYAARIDAGDLATPGRLAKQRAYLEAHPHVAVLGMWTHVVATNGAPLFDLRPPTDTAAIRRAMLARSCFAHPSLMLRVDAVREVGNYRADYRAAEDLDLVLRLMTRYDGANLPEFGLFYELNEAGISATKRRTQALSTLRLQLRYFRAANPFDWIGVAKSIAHLLLPYRALRGLKAKLFKASSPA, encoded by the coding sequence ATGAACGCCCTATCCGATGTCGCCATCCTCATGCCCGCGTTTAACGGCCAGTCCGAAGTGGAACGCACGCTCGCGTCGTTTCGCGAGGCGTCGCCGGTGCGCGTGTTGATCGTCGATGACGGCAGCACGCCGCCGATCTCCGCGCCTGTCATCGACGGACTCGACGTGGAGATCCTGCGCATGGCGAAGAACGTCGGCATCGAGCGCGCGTTGCAAGCGGGCATCGACGCGCTCGCTGAACGCGGCATCCGCTACGCGGCGCGCATCGATGCGGGCGATCTCGCGACGCCCGGCCGCCTCGCGAAGCAACGCGCGTATCTGGAGGCGCATCCGCATGTGGCGGTGCTCGGCATGTGGACGCATGTCGTCGCGACGAACGGCGCGCCGCTTTTCGACCTTAGGCCGCCCACCGATACGGCTGCGATTCGCCGCGCCATGCTCGCGCGCTCGTGCTTCGCGCATCCGTCGCTGATGCTGCGTGTCGATGCGGTGCGCGAGGTGGGCAACTATCGCGCGGACTATCGCGCGGCCGAAGACCTCGATCTGGTGCTGCGTCTCATGACGCGCTACGACGGCGCGAATCTGCCGGAATTCGGCCTCTTTTACGAACTGAACGAAGCGGGCATCAGCGCGACCAAGCGCCGGACACAAGCGCTGTCAACGCTGCGCCTGCAATTGCGTTACTTCCGTGCGGCGAATCCGTTCGACTGGATCGGCGTCGCGAAAAGCATCGCTCACTTGCTGCTGCCCTATCGCGCGCTGCGCGGACTCAAGGCGAAGCTCTTCAAGGCATCGTCGCCGGCATGA
- a CDS encoding glycosyltransferase family 4 protein, whose amino-acid sequence MNKAQSSLRIALVCNTAWAIYTYRRGVLRMLTERGAQVTIIAPRDRTFEPLIEMGCRCVELPVASKGTNPREDLRTMMALYREYRATRPHLVFHYTIKPNIYGSLAAMLARVPSIAVTTGLGYVFIQKSRTAQIAKRLYRFAFRFPREVWFLNRDDHQAFVDENLLAHPERARRLHGEGVDLDDFSLVPLPRREDFVFILIGRLLWDKGVAEYVEAARRLRRRYPHARFQLLGPVGVDNPSAISRTDVEAWERENIVEYLGEANDVRPLVAAADCVVLPSYREGVPRTLMEACAMGRPIVATDVPGCREVVEHGVNGLLCKVKSADSLAEQLERMLTLPIEEREAMAQRGREKVAREFDEKNVVERYKSTIHAITGISL is encoded by the coding sequence ATGAACAAAGCCCAGTCCAGCCTACGCATCGCCCTCGTGTGCAACACGGCGTGGGCCATTTACACGTATCGTCGCGGCGTGCTGCGCATGTTGACCGAACGCGGCGCGCAGGTGACGATCATCGCGCCGCGCGACCGCACGTTCGAGCCGCTCATCGAAATGGGCTGCCGTTGCGTCGAATTGCCGGTGGCGTCCAAGGGCACGAACCCGCGTGAAGACCTCAGGACGATGATGGCGCTGTACCGCGAATATCGCGCGACGCGCCCGCATCTCGTGTTCCATTACACGATCAAGCCGAACATCTACGGCTCGCTTGCCGCGATGTTGGCGCGCGTGCCGTCCATCGCGGTGACGACGGGTCTGGGCTACGTGTTCATTCAGAAGAGCCGCACCGCGCAGATCGCCAAGCGTCTTTATCGCTTCGCGTTCCGCTTTCCGCGCGAGGTGTGGTTCCTCAATCGCGACGATCATCAGGCTTTTGTGGATGAGAACCTGCTCGCGCATCCCGAGCGTGCGCGTCGTTTGCACGGAGAAGGCGTCGATCTGGATGACTTCTCGCTCGTGCCCTTGCCGCGCCGCGAAGACTTCGTGTTCATACTCATCGGGCGGCTGCTGTGGGATAAGGGCGTCGCCGAATACGTCGAGGCGGCGCGGCGTTTGCGCCGGCGTTATCCGCACGCGCGTTTCCAATTGCTCGGGCCCGTGGGCGTGGATAATCCCAGCGCGATCAGCCGCACGGACGTCGAGGCGTGGGAACGTGAGAATATCGTCGAGTATCTGGGCGAAGCAAACGATGTGCGCCCGCTCGTCGCGGCGGCCGATTGCGTCGTGCTGCCGTCGTATCGCGAAGGCGTGCCGCGCACGCTGATGGAAGCCTGCGCGATGGGCCGCCCAATCGTCGCCACGGACGTTCCCGGCTGCCGCGAAGTGGTCGAACACGGCGTAAACGGCCTGCTTTGCAAGGTCAAAAGCGCGGACAGCCTCGCGGAACAACTCGAACGCATGCTGACGCTGCCGATCGAAGAACGCGAGGCGATGGCCCAACGCGGCCGCGAGAAAGTCGCTCGCGAATTCGACGAGAAGAACGTCGTCGAACGATACAAGAGCACAATACACGCCATTACCGGCATTTCACTCTGA
- the galE gene encoding UDP-glucose 4-epimerase GalE has product MMNGNMSPNDAGQGTKGTILVTGGAGFIGSHTCVELLDAGYDVAVIDNLVNSRAESLNRVERITGKRVAFYQEDARDEAALNRIFDAHAITGAIHFAALKAVGESVAKPIEYYSNNIGSLLAVLNVMRERNVRNFVFSSSATVYGVPQSVPIDESFPLSATNPYGQSKLIAEQILRDLEVSDPSWRIATLRYFNPVGAHESGLIGEDPAGVPNNLMPYVAQVAVGKLDKLRVFGSDYDTHDGTGVRDYIHVVDLARGHIAAIDALRSLDRSFVVNLGTGHGYSVLDVVKAFEAASGKRVPYELVPRRPGDVASCYADPAAAAKLLGWRAEHGIERMCADHWRWQSQNPQGFA; this is encoded by the coding sequence ATGATGAACGGCAACATGTCGCCGAACGACGCTGGACAAGGTACCAAGGGCACGATTCTCGTGACGGGCGGCGCGGGCTTCATCGGTTCGCATACGTGCGTCGAATTGCTCGACGCGGGTTACGACGTCGCGGTGATCGACAACCTCGTCAATAGCCGCGCCGAATCGCTGAACCGCGTGGAGCGCATCACGGGCAAGCGCGTCGCGTTCTATCAGGAAGACGCACGCGACGAAGCCGCGCTGAACCGCATTTTCGACGCACACGCCATCACCGGCGCGATCCATTTCGCGGCGCTGAAGGCCGTGGGCGAATCGGTCGCGAAGCCGATCGAGTATTACAGCAACAACATCGGCAGCCTGCTCGCGGTGCTCAACGTGATGCGCGAACGGAACGTCCGCAACTTCGTGTTCAGCTCATCTGCAACGGTGTACGGCGTGCCGCAAAGCGTGCCCATCGACGAGAGCTTTCCGCTTTCGGCGACGAACCCGTATGGTCAGTCGAAGCTCATCGCCGAACAGATTCTGCGCGATCTCGAAGTCTCCGATCCGTCGTGGCGCATCGCGACGCTGCGCTACTTCAACCCGGTCGGCGCACATGAAAGCGGTTTGATCGGCGAGGACCCGGCAGGCGTTCCGAACAACCTGATGCCGTATGTCGCGCAGGTCGCGGTCGGCAAGCTGGACAAGCTGCGCGTATTCGGCAGCGATTACGATACGCACGACGGCACCGGCGTGCGCGACTATATTCATGTGGTGGATCTGGCGCGCGGCCACATTGCAGCCATCGACGCACTGCGCTCGCTCGATCGCAGTTTCGTCGTCAATCTCGGCACGGGCCACGGTTATAGCGTGCTGGATGTCGTGAAGGCGTTCGAAGCAGCCTCGGGCAAGCGCGTGCCGTATGAACTCGTGCCGCGCCGCCCCGGCGATGTGGCTTCGTGCTACGCCGATCCCGCCGCGGCCGCGAAGTTGCTCGGCTGGCGCGCGGAACACGGCATCGAGCGCATGTGTGCCGATCACTGGCGCTGGCAGTCGCAGAACCCGCAAGGGTTCGCATAA
- a CDS encoding glycosyltransferase, with the protein MLSFALAFLVSLFVTLLIVRFAHLQEGVLGDTDLAGVQKFHARPVPRIGGVGILCGLAASAVQLRWSYPLVSGGILGIIACGLPAFLSGLLEDLTKRVTPLVRLICTMAAAGLAYALLDIAVTRISVPPLDFLLSYAIISCAVTVLAVAALANAVNIIDGFNGLASMVTFMMFASLAYVAFQVHDPVVLSGSLIMMGAVMGFFIWNFPAGLIFLGDGGAYFVGFMLAELAIMLVMRNRDVSAWYPVLLFMYPIFETCFSIYRKKFIRGMSPGIPDGVHLHMLVYKRLMRWAVGVQNARELTRRNSLTSPYLWLLCLIAVIPATLFWRHTVHLFCFVVVFAATYVWLYVSIVRFKVPRWMVFRRPHPVKK; encoded by the coding sequence ATGCTTAGTTTCGCGCTTGCTTTTCTGGTCTCGCTCTTCGTGACCTTGTTGATCGTGCGCTTTGCGCACTTGCAGGAAGGCGTGCTCGGCGATACCGATCTCGCCGGCGTGCAGAAGTTTCACGCGCGGCCGGTTCCGCGCATCGGCGGCGTCGGCATTCTGTGCGGACTCGCCGCCTCCGCCGTGCAATTGCGATGGAGTTATCCGCTCGTGTCGGGCGGCATCCTCGGCATCATCGCGTGCGGCTTGCCTGCGTTTCTCTCCGGGCTTCTGGAAGACTTGACCAAGCGCGTGACGCCGCTCGTGCGTCTCATCTGCACAATGGCCGCTGCCGGTCTCGCGTATGCGCTGCTCGATATCGCGGTGACGCGAATCAGCGTGCCGCCGCTCGATTTTCTGCTCTCCTACGCAATCATTTCTTGCGCGGTGACGGTGCTCGCCGTCGCGGCGCTCGCCAACGCGGTGAACATCATCGACGGCTTTAACGGCCTCGCGTCGATGGTCACGTTCATGATGTTCGCGTCGCTCGCTTACGTCGCGTTCCAGGTTCACGATCCGGTCGTGCTGTCGGGATCGCTCATCATGATGGGCGCGGTGATGGGCTTCTTCATCTGGAATTTTCCCGCCGGCCTCATCTTTCTCGGCGATGGCGGCGCGTACTTCGTCGGCTTCATGCTCGCGGAACTCGCGATCATGCTCGTCATGCGCAACCGCGATGTATCGGCATGGTATCCGGTGCTGCTCTTCATGTACCCGATCTTCGAGACGTGCTTCTCGATCTATCGCAAGAAGTTCATTCGCGGCATGTCGCCCGGCATTCCGGACGGCGTGCATCTGCATATGCTCGTCTACAAGCGGCTGATGCGCTGGGCCGTCGGCGTGCAGAACGCGCGCGAACTCACGCGGCGTAACTCGCTGACCTCACCCTATTTGTGGTTGCTATGCCTCATCGCGGTGATTCCCGCGACGCTCTTCTGGCGTCATACGGTGCATCTGTTCTGCTTCGTCGTGGTATTCGCGGCCACATACGTCTGGCTCTATGTCAGCATCGTTCGCTTCAAGGTGCCGCGCTGGATGGTGTTTCGCCGGCCGCATCCGGTGAAGAAGTAG
- a CDS encoding dienelactone hydrolase family protein translates to MSDMLSISTPDGDFDAYVAYPAQTPAPAIVVLQEIFGINGDMRETTDEYARQGYVALCPDLFWRIEPNVNLTDRTEAEWQQAMKYYNAFDLNTGVEDIAATIGFARGLEQVQGKVGSVGFCLGGLLSFLTAARTDIDAAVSYYGGGTDQHLSELPKITAPLLIHLAEQDEFIDADARNRVLAAVQGHANIEAYTYPGCHHAFARHHGAHYDAAAAKLANTRTADFFAKHLK, encoded by the coding sequence ATGTCCGATATGCTCAGCATCTCGACGCCCGATGGCGATTTCGACGCCTACGTCGCGTATCCGGCGCAAACGCCTGCGCCTGCCATCGTCGTTCTGCAGGAAATCTTCGGCATCAACGGCGACATGCGCGAAACCACCGACGAATACGCGCGACAAGGTTATGTCGCGCTATGTCCTGACCTGTTCTGGCGAATCGAGCCGAATGTGAATCTCACCGATCGCACCGAGGCCGAGTGGCAGCAGGCGATGAAGTACTACAACGCATTCGACCTGAACACGGGCGTCGAGGATATCGCCGCGACCATCGGCTTCGCACGCGGTCTGGAACAAGTGCAGGGCAAGGTCGGTTCGGTCGGCTTCTGTCTGGGCGGCCTCTTGTCGTTTCTGACGGCCGCGCGCACCGATATCGACGCCGCCGTTTCATACTACGGCGGCGGCACGGACCAGCACTTGAGCGAGTTGCCGAAGATCACGGCGCCGTTGCTCATTCATCTGGCGGAACAGGACGAGTTCATCGATGCCGATGCGCGCAATCGCGTATTGGCCGCCGTGCAAGGTCACGCCAACATCGAGGCGTACACGTATCCGGGCTGCCACCATGCCTTCGCGCGCCATCATGGCGCGCACTACGATGCGGCGGCAGCGAAGCTCGCGAACACGCGCACAGCCGATTTTTTCGCAAAGCACCTGAAATAA